From the Arctopsyche grandis isolate Sample6627 chromosome 2, ASM5162203v2, whole genome shotgun sequence genome, the window ttgaacgccatTATACTAAGTACATAACACAATGAGAGATTAAAAAAAACGGAATACATTGggttaccgactccgactttattaaccctttgagtgctggcgtattttctgttgaaagaaaagcgccaagctgaaaatttcgccaacatttccaactagaaatatttagaaatccaatagaaagcaggtataaaaattgtagctaatccaaccaaaccctagataactaccgccgaggatttcgagatTTGTAAAggcgtgtttagactctctaatatatcttgcaacaatataaaataaacaaaagaagtgtattaatgaatgtattcttccaaaactagttccatcttcttcattgttgttaaaatgtaatgctcacaatctgaatgccaagccacaatctagaatactcagcagttagggatttccattgagcaattctgctatggttataaattcagaaattcctatGTAAACCAGTCCTTTACCTTTGTcccaaattaatttttctatttgatTTCTACAGTAAATTTGGATGTAAAATCTTGTACAAATgcaaatttatgtattatataatacaatagtccCTTTCAATtctgtttttatgaatttcagATGAACTCAACGCCCGGCTTTCCGCCACTTTTGCTCCAAATCATCGTGACGACCGAGTTCGAGCTTGCGATACGACAAGCGGCGGCCATATATCTGAAGAATCTGATCATTCGCTATTGGAACGACAGCGAAGACCGCCTCCGCTTCCAAAAGCCTGAAACTCCCGTGTTCATCATACACGAGCAGGACCGCGTGCTCATCCGCAACAGCATCATCGAGGCGACTTTCCAAGCGCCGAATCTGACCTCGTACCACTTGGCGACATGCATAAACTTCATCGTCCGAAACGATTTCCCCGATCGTTGGCCGCAGATCGTCGACAAGATCAGCATGTATTTACAGAGTCCAAATTCGTCCAACTGGCTGGGCGCCCTCCTCGCTCTGTATCAGCTGGTGAAGATTTACGAATACTCGGCTAGAGCGCCGCTATTGGAAGCCATGAAAATATTACTCCCGCTGATGTATAGATTGATGATCAATATATTGTACGACATGTCAGACGAGTCGATCATAATGCagaaacaaatattaaaaatatatttcactcTTGTGCAAGTGAGTATTGAATCTTCTATACGATACACCAGTAAATAATTGTGTAGGtatgatttatatttcattttttttttaattatagtttGCGTTGCCGCTCGATTTAATCGTCAAGGAGATGTTTTCGCAATGGATGGAAGTGTTGCGCGTAGAGGCTGATAAACCAGCACCTGAATATCCTCCCCTTATGGACGACGAGGAGAAATGTAGTATGCCTTTGTGGAAATTGAAGAAATGGACCATTCGCATCTTGCACAGGCTCTTCCAAAAGTGAGACTCgtttggaataaaaataaaatattagccCTGTAAAAATTATCACTCATATTGTGTTTGGTTTTGTAGATTTGGAAGTCCCGGCCACGTCAATTGTTCTTATAGCGAGTTCGCTGATTGGTACTTGGCGACGTTCTCCGGCGGTATATTAGAAGTGATGTTGAGAATCTTAGATCAATACCGGAACAAAGTGTTCGTCAGTCCGAACGTTCTGCATCACACGATCAACTACGTCACACGAGggtttgtataatatgtgtatgaagCATTAAATTGCgttaaaatgcaataaaaacgGGCCGTACATGCTGcaagtaattaaaaatgaaactgATCAAATTATCCACTTGCATAAAATGACTGACACAATATTAAAGGTGTGTTTGGTTCAAGTAAATTTTCCAATACTTGAATTTCATCCTCAACCTGCTTATTATTAACATCACTTGCGTCATGGACGGCTTCAACTGATGATTTGTTGCCAATTTGCAACTGACAAGCTCTAGCAGCAACTGTTTTGCGACAAATTCTGTTTATATAGAccgaaatttatattgaattgacTTTGTTAAATGTGTGCGTTATTTTTAGGATCAGTTTTAGCCACTCGTGGAAGTTCTTGAAGCCACACATGTTCGCTATAATCCGCGATATAGTCTTTCCCATTATGTGTCACAATGACTCCACCGAAGAAATGTTCGTCAACGATCCAAAAACTTATCTGAGATCCAGAACCGGTACgtcttatattattttcataataacttacaaacgtactatacatTGTTAATTTATCTTGTTTATTCACAGATATCATTGACGAGTGTTTAACACCGTTGCCGGCAACGACCGGCCTCCTCATACAATGTTGCAAAAAGCGAAAAAATATGCTTCTGCAGACGATGCAATTCTGCCACTTTGTCATATCGAATGAGGGCAATAATTACACCGTTCAACAAAAAGACGGCGCGTTGCACATGGTCGGCTCGCTAGCGAGAGTGTTGCTCAAACGAAACATTTACAAGGATCGCATCGAAGAGATGCTGATGCAGTACGTGCTCCCCGAGGTGCAGAGCAGCCACGACCACATGAGGGCGAGAGCTCTGTGGGTACTGCACGAGTTCGCCGGCGCCAAGATCAAAAACGAACAGCTGCTCGCTCAGATGATAAACCTGATGGTCGAGTCGTTGCTCAACGACACGTCGCTGCCGGTCAAGTTCGAAGCCGCCGTCGGCATACAGGCGTTCCTCATCGAGGAACCGATAGTCGAGAAGTACGTCGTGTCTAAGATCAACCCCATTACACTGGAGATTTTGAATCTGCTGCGTATCAGCGAGAACGAAATGCTCACGTCCGTGGTGCAGAAATTGCTGTGCTCGTTCACCCGGCAGCTGATGCCCGTTGCCAGGGAGATCACGAACCATCTGGCGTCCACCTTCATACAGGTGTTCGGCGAGTGTCAGATGTCCGACGAGAAGGCGATAACTTCGATGGCTCTGCTCAACACAATCGACACGGTTATGACTCTGATGATGGAAAACGACAAGATCACTCGAAGTTTACAACCCGAAGTTTTATCTGTCGTCGTACATATATTCCATTACGGATTAATAGGTGAGTTTGTTAACACAATCAGATCCTACTACTAATCTCCGTCgagacattttcatttttctagATATAATACGGTGGATGCGAAGTAATTCAATTCATGTATGAtggaattatatatttatgaaaatttatttttcagatttttatgAAGAGGCTTTCTCTCTAATTTACAACTTGACTTCCAAGTCCATCTCTCCCGAGCTGTGGCAAGTCTTCGGCAAGATATACGAAATATTCCAAAACAAAGGGCAGGAATATTTTACAGAAATGATGCCAGCCCTTCACAACTACATAACAGTAGATACCGAAGCGTTTTTATCAAACGAAAACCACGTCCTTGCCATTTTCAATATGTGTACTGCGGTAAGGCATTCCGATCGAGAAATGAtctcatttttataatattattaatatttatcataCACTTGTAAGCGTTGCGAGTTCATACACTTAGATttaacacacacatatattcgCCTTTTGCGTATatgtctatttatttatatatataaatttaatctatGCGTCGTATAACTGAGGTATTGTAAAGCGATTGTATTTTCTTTATAGCGATTTTTCAgttccatacatatatattgatgtcACTAGTTTTATATTGCTGTTGTTATACATCCCTACGTTcatttcgcattgcattttctGTCGTTGAGTTCGATTTAAATTTGACCGATGGCCTTTCGACTTTTCTTTTATACATTCTAGGTTGCACTTATAGGAAAAAAATCGTCTTCACAATAATGTACGCTTTGTTCGCAGATATTGAATGGAAATTTCGAAGAGGACCCGGAATGTCACGCTGCCAAATTATTAGAGATTATTATATTGCAATGCAGGGGTCGCATCACTCAAGCCATACCGTGCTTCGTATCCCTGGCTCTGTCCAGGCTGACGAGGGATGTCAAAACTTCAGAACTGCGGGTTATGTGCCTTCAGGTACGATCGAGCTCTCAACGTGGTTGTTTTGTCTGATGGAACCTGTCCACATGAGTGATTTTTCGTTTTGTAGGTGGTGATTGCCGCTCTCTTCTACGATCCCAATTTATTGTTGGAAATTTTGAGATGCTTACGCTTGGAAGTGCCGTCGGGATCGTTAGCGACGcatttcatccaacagtggattaCGGACTCCGATTGTTTCTTAGGGTATGTTGGTGGATATTTTCAAACCTTTGGCTGTCTATCTGTAATACACTGCTTGCAATTTAGAACTTTTAGAAGTCACTGGGTCGGAATCGTCGATGATTTTTGATGTATTATttggtttataattttttttatttaaacgaacgcttataaaaataaaccaaaagatgACTGGGTATTAAAACATCAAACGTTATCCGAATGATAAAAATTTTGACTCATTAACGTAGGAAAACATGAACCAAGATCAAATCAATGTTATGACTCTTGTTTATTTAGAGTAAAACTGTGGTTCGGTATTTAAACAAACCATCGTCATACATATACGTTGTTGCGAACAGAATTTAAACCTATTAAGCTCGATTTATAAGACAAAAATTAGTTATCTAATTAATATCTCAGAATCCTTGCAAGACTTTTCAACGAGTTCATTTTTGTTTATATCGgcgacttttttatatcaaaaaaagttattaaaatgGAAACCGCTTTTAAAagagtataatattattaagaaaACCCTCTGAAATGTTCATTATACTTATGCCTTGAAAAAAGTAGTGTTTTTTACTTACCAGAGCAGAGAttaaatcaatctttactaagtttgacccactgaattcaaatatgacaataattttaagtagaataataaataaaaaacatctgACATGATtcatactcacttttggcaaactagattttgaattaaagtctGCAAAGCCAagatttctcatttttttaaacgctaagctaacaaaaatccttgtcatatttgaattcggtgGATCGAATTTAATAAggattgattagtttccgcttcggtcattttttttaattgctcagtgtaatcagtgGCCTTCAGAAGAGTATCCAAAGGGTTGATCCTTTGTTAGCTCCGTTCGATGTGAACTTTAAACAATTGATAATTTCTAATTGCAGCATACACGACCGAAAATTGTCGATAATAGGATTTTGCGTACTGTTGGGCTTGGAACCGCAGAACCGAGACCAAATACTAGGCGATAGTGTGCCGCAAATAATGCCGGCGTGCATGCTATTATTCGACGGACTGAAGAAGACGAGAACGTCTAGAGACGCTCTGGAAGAGGAGATCGAAAGTGAAGACGAGAatgaaattaacaaatcagacgACTATGAGGGTATCTACCGTTCCAACCAGATATCTCCATCTTTATCGTTTGTCAAATTTTACTTATCGACTTTTTCTTCGTTGCAGTGCTATCTTCAGACGCAGATGAAATTGAGAACTCCACGAATACTGTCAGCGCCAACTACACTGATGCCGATAGCGACTATGTACGTAAACAAAAACGATTTATCAGATATCttcatatgaaattgtatggttattatcctccGCTATATCCTGGGGCGTAGGGCTTCAACTCATTGGGGTGTCTCGTCGTGTTGTTTCTGGGAAAGCACTTgtttaagctattaaatgggatagtacacaatcctcaggttcttaatgaatttaagtttcatgcacctgaggaatcgtgatttgttttcacctcctgtggctcgcacaaatattttggcaatgtctccaatatctagagcgatatacatatctgctcaaccgggctGCTGGAATATAGAACGTatacttaaattaatttgttttttatcattACAGAACGATGATTACAGCGGCACTGATGTTACACCTTTCGAATCGTACGCAACACCATTAGACAAAGCCGACTGTCCCATTGATGAATACGTAATCTTCTTAGATACAATGAACAGTATGTGTCCGATGTTAACAAGACTATTGATCTATCGTTGCGGCGTTGATGTTTTTatactgtattttatttttattctagaaTTGAGAACTACCGAGAAACAATTCTACTCGAATCTAGTTGACGGCCTGTCTCCCGAATACAAGAAGATCATGCTCGATGTGCTGAAAACGGCCGAAATTAAACGAACCCAAAATGCGGGTCACTACTGCTCGTACGCAAATTTTGTATAGTTTACCGGTGGATTGATGATTATGCTATTATATTAAATCAGTTTTAAAAGGGTCAAGGCGAGGCTGTCGGCAACGGCGACTGTCCATATTCAgatcgaaaatatatatatatatatagtaaatcCTACTCAAACTGCCAGCTGATCGATGACGCGCTTGTATGTGTAATTTTGAATGTGTGACATACAACACTGCGTGGTTGTATTTTCGACGGGTACAAGTTTGAAATTAAATCAGCGATCAGTTTATGAGACTTTGAGTCGGATTTACGATGTGTTTTCCAAATCGAAATCCCTAATGGTGggcatttgttttaaatattttgtttttgcacACTCGAATCTGAGCGATGTTTGACTTACACCGTGTGTCAAACGTTTGTACTATTTACCATGTTATGAAGTTATCCCTGGGAAGGTTGTTGTTATCTCCAAGTGGTATCCAGTTGTATAGGTCTAAAAAATTACTATTAAtcgatgtttaaaaaaaaattattattgtcatAATGTTAAGTTATCtacaatttttcattatcgTTTGTAAGATTATGTGAATGTGTGACCcccttaatattattaatagtaAATTTCTAATGCGTGCCCGCGTGCGTGTGAATGTCCGTTAACATGCTCcgtcttttttatttatcaccttggaatcgtatatcgtagaAAGAGACGCGACATAGTGTGGGCTTTGCGCATGTCACTTTCCGTCTGTCGTAATcacc encodes:
- the msk gene encoding importin-7 msk codes for the protein MEVSTVVNLLRDTTSSTQWERAESNLKQMNSTPGFPPLLLQIIVTTEFELAIRQAAAIYLKNLIIRYWNDSEDRLRFQKPETPVFIIHEQDRVLIRNSIIEATFQAPNLTSYHLATCINFIVRNDFPDRWPQIVDKISMYLQSPNSSNWLGALLALYQLVKIYEYSARAPLLEAMKILLPLMYRLMINILYDMSDESIIMQKQILKIYFTLVQFALPLDLIVKEMFSQWMEVLRVEADKPAPEYPPLMDDEEKCSMPLWKLKKWTIRILHRLFQKFGSPGHVNCSYSEFADWYLATFSGGILEVMLRILDQYRNKVFVSPNVLHHTINYVTRGISFSHSWKFLKPHMFAIIRDIVFPIMCHNDSTEEMFVNDPKTYLRSRTDIIDECLTPLPATTGLLIQCCKKRKNMLLQTMQFCHFVISNEGNNYTVQQKDGALHMVGSLARVLLKRNIYKDRIEEMLMQYVLPEVQSSHDHMRARALWVLHEFAGAKIKNEQLLAQMINLMVESLLNDTSLPVKFEAAVGIQAFLIEEPIVEKYVVSKINPITLEILNLLRISENEMLTSVVQKLLCSFTRQLMPVAREITNHLASTFIQVFGECQMSDEKAITSMALLNTIDTVMTLMMENDKITRSLQPEVLSVVVHIFHYGLIDFYEEAFSLIYNLTSKSISPELWQVFGKIYEIFQNKGQEYFTEMMPALHNYITVDTEAFLSNENHVLAIFNMCTAILNGNFEEDPECHAAKLLEIIILQCRGRITQAIPCFVSLALSRLTRDVKTSELRVMCLQVVIAALFYDPNLLLEILRCLRLEVPSGSLATHFIQQWITDSDCFLGIHDRKLSIIGFCVLLGLEPQNRDQILGDSVPQIMPACMLLFDGLKKTRTSRDALEEEIESEDENEINKSDDYEVLSSDADEIENSTNTVSANYTDADSDYNDDYSGTDVTPFESYATPLDKADCPIDEYVIFLDTMNKLRTTEKQFYSNLVDGLSPEYKKIMLDVLKTAEIKRTQNAGHYCSYNILE